The nucleotide sequence TGATTAATCTGAAAGCCCTCAAACAACCTATCGAAACCGAGTTTTATCAAGCCCTGACTCAGCAACTCCCCCACGTCCAAACCGCCCAAGACACTTGCAACTACACCTTACTTTTGGATGCCTTGACTGCCCTTTCCCCCACCGTCAGCCGCTTTTTTGATGGCCCCGATAGTGTTTTAGTCATGGATGAAGATGCAACTATTCGGCAAAATCGGTTAAATCTTTTGGGATTAGTGAGAAATGCTGCCTCTGGCCTGGGGGATTTTGGCGCAATTGTTAAACAGTAATTCTCATGAGAGTTTGTTGAAGCAAGATGATTGATATAGTAATCCATTTTTATACATGAGATAATTAGAGCATGATTTAGATGGTCTTATGGATGAACTCAACCAATTTATTGATGCTTGTCTAGATTCAAGATAGACTAAGCGCGCTCTAGCGGCAAAAATGACACCAGAAGGATTTACGCATCAGCAGATTATGAATATCCTCCGAGTTTCATCAGGATTTTGCCACGCACGACCTTCGTCCTATACAAAGTGGAAGTAAGCTTTTTTATTGTCAGGCGTTAATGGACTAAAACTGGGCTAAAAAGGTAAAGTCGCATATTTGACAGAGGTTGAAAAACAACAGGTACTTGATTGGTTAAAGCAACAGAATTATTGGAATCTTGAAGAGTTAGAGGAGTATATTTTAGAGACATTTAACGTTGTCTATTCTGTAAAGTCTAGCCATTATAATTTTTTACATAAAGCGGGCCTATCCTGTCAAAAAGCACAGGTCACTCATCCCTTAAAAGACCGAGATCAAGTTGCTTTAAAAAAAGAGATTTGCCAGTATTTATAAACTAATCGAGTTTCAATGGAATAGAGAAAAACTGTTGTCTACTGCGTGGATCAGCGTCATCTTATTTCCGGGAATACTTGTGGATAAGCTTGAGGTAAAACGGATGAAAGAATACAGGTTCCCATCAAAAATATAAAAGAGAGGCAAACATATTATGGTGCAATTAACTATGTCACAGGTCACCTAATTGTAAAACCTTATTCGAGTGGAAATAGCCAGAATATGATTCAGTTTCTCAAAGGGATAAAGGCGATTCATCCCAATCAGAAAGTTATTGTGATTTGGGATGGTGCAGCATATTATAGCAGTCATGATTTTCGCAATTATTTACATCAAGTCAATGAAGATAAGCCAGAACAAGAATGGCCTATTCGCTGCATCAAATTAGCCCCATACGTACCGAAACAAAATCCGATTGAAGCAGTGTGGTCGCAAGTTAAAAACTTCTTGAGGAATATGTGTCACTTATTAAAGACGTTTAAGATTACTAAATGGCTGTTTGAATTGTTTTTAAGCCATTTTGTTCTCCATTCTTCTCATGTTAATATGTATGGTACGTTCTCATGAATAATTCATGTTTGCTATATAGCTGGCGATGCCCCAAACTTTGAAGACGACATACTAATTTTGCCCGCCACAAATCGATCGTATATTATTCATTCAAATAACGGGCTTTCGGGCAAAGTTTTCCTGCCACCCAACGAAGATTTCAATCCCGGAGACTGGATTGAAATTATCTATTCCTACAGGGACGACTTATTTGTCTTTGGCAATGAGCGTCAAATGATTGTGGCTGCGGAGGAATTGACCGATCTTTATTGGAACAATACCGCTTCCTCGGCTAGCGTCTTTTATTACAACCCAGACATCAAGAGATATTATGGAGCGGCATATCCAAAGCTACAAGGTGAGTCCGAAAGCTGCAAGAGTAGGGACATCGTCAAGCTTGTTTGTGCAAATATTCTGGAGCAGGTCTTCTTTTTCCCCACCACTGACTCCGATGGGGACTATACAACCAGCCCGCTCACGCCCGAAACCGTCAACGGATGCAATGTCTGGATAGCTTTTCACTACAACTCTTCGCCTTGATTAATAATTTTTGCTTATATGTGGTCGCATAATTCTGGATCAAATCTGTCAGAGAGAATGATCCAAAAATCACTGATTTTTTGATCCAGAATTACGTGACTCGTTACAAAGAAAACCAGGCAAGCCGAGGCTCGGCAACAAATGTGCTCAACGCCTTACGGCATCTAAGGTAGAGGAACCTCTTGCCGAAATGGTTGACTGGATTTGTGACAATCTGTGCTCAACGCCTTACGGCATCTAAGGTAGAGGAACATCAATACCCCAATCGGTGTTTCCACTTTATAGGAGTGCTCAACGCCTTACGGCATCTAAGGTAGAGGAACAGGAACACGCCACCGATAGGTAACAAAATCAATTTGTGCTCAACGCCTTACGGCATCTAAGGTAGAGGAACTGTGGCAGTGGTAGCCGCATTTCCATCGTCATCTTGTGCTCAACGCCTTACGGCATCTAAGGTAGAGGAACTACCCACAAAGGTCTAGGGATTTTTTAATACTCTTGTGCTCAACGCCTTACGGCATCTAAGGTAGAGGAACTTTACTAAATTCAGATGGGTGAATCATCTTTTTTGCGTGCTCAACGCCTTACGGCATCTAAGGTAGAGGAACCAGTCTGGGGAAATAGTCTCTTTGTACGAAGCTCGATGTGCTCAACGCCTTACGGCATCTAAGGTAGAGGAACATCAATACCCCAATCGGTGTTTCCACTTTATAGGAGTGCTCAACGCCTTACGGCATCTAAGGTAGAGGAACTACCCACAAAGGTCTAGGGATTTTTTAATACTCTTGTGCTCAACGCCTTACGGCATCTAAGGTAGAGGAACCCGGGAACTCAGTCACAGGATAGGGTAGCGGGATGTGCTCAACGCCTTACGGCATCTAAGGTAGAGGAACAGTCCACTCGCTCACTGACGATCAACTGATTGCCCAGTGCTCAACGCCTTACGGCATCTAAGGTAGAGGAACTTTCTTGACTGCTAACGAATCACTGACTTTATACGTGCTCAACGCCTTACGGCATCTAAGGTAGAGGAACTACTAATTATGCTAATCCCATAACCAATCGAGGTAGTGCTCAACGCCTTACGGCATCTAAGGTAGAGGAACGCTCAACGTGCCTATTTCAAAACGCGCCATCATTATGTGCTCAACGCCTTACGGCATCTAAGGTAGAGGAACGCTCAACGTGCCTATTTCAAAACGCGCCATCATTATGTGCTCAACGCCTTACGGCATCTAAGGTAGAGGAACAATAAGTGCCGGGGTATCTTGACTTCCCCAGAACTGTGCTCAACGCCTTACGGCATCTAAGGTAGAGGAACTAGTAACCCAAATTAAAGAGCTAATAAAAGAATCTTGTGCTCAACGCCTTACGGCATCTAAGGTAGAGGAACCCGGATAGCGGGGGAAATTTGGAAACTATTCACCGTGCTCAACGCCTTACGGCATCTAAGGTAGAGGAACCAGGCCAGCATTACCCGAGCGCAAAACCGGATCAGTGCTCAACGCCTTACGGCATCTAAGGTAGAGGAACCAAAATGTTAGTAACTCTATCAAAGTGCAACTTAACGTGCTCAACGCCTTACGGCATCTAAGGTAGAGGAACCGGCGGGTTGCCAGAATTGCTATGCCATCAACCAAGTAGTGCTCAACGCCTTACGGCATCTAAGGTAGAGGAACAATAGATAACCTTCAGGAAAACTCCAATTTAATACTTGTGCTCAACGCCTTACGGCATCTAAGGTAGAGGAACAAAAGGGTTTCCATTTTTGTTAACTGCGTACACTTGTGCTCAACGCCTTACGGCATCTAAGGTAGAGGAACCCTCGATTTTCGAGTACGGTCGTATTGTTTTACTTTGTGCTCAACGCCTTACGGCATCTAAGGTAGAGGAACAGTTAATCTCATCATTGAGCTTGTAGGGAATAAAGTGTGCTCAACGCCTTACGGCATCTAAGGTAGAGGAACAATTAAGGAAGCAACTCTCAAATTCTCTGCCTGGAGGTGCTCAACGCCTTACGGCATCTAAGGTAGAGGAACCAGCGACATCGGCAATAAACTTGAGTTATCAGAGAGTGCTCAACGCCTTACGGCATCTAAGGTAGAGGAACCCTCGATTTTCGAGTACGGTCGTATTGTTTTACTTTGTGCTCAACGCCTTACGGCATCTAAGGTAGAGGAACTCTGGGTTTGAGGGCAATAATGGCAATGATGGAAAAAGTGCTCAACGCCTTACGGCATCTAAGGTAGAGGAACTGTTCATCCTGGCTAATCAAAGGCTCATGAGCATGTGCTCAACGCCTTACGGCATCTAAGGTAGAGGAACACGGATGTCTTATGAAAAGCTGCTTTGGTTTATCTGGGTGCTCAACGCCTTACGGCATCTAAGGTAGAGGAACGCTATCAATGGATTTGTGATTGAGTTAGCCAAAAAAGTGCTCAACGCCTTACGGCATCTAAGGTAGAGGAACAATTTGGGAAGATGTCTCGTCAATTTCTACCCCAATGTGCTCAACGCCTTACGGCATCTAAGGTAGAGGAACTATGTAAGCAGTCATTTAATTCTGGATCAGGGGGGTTTTAGTGAAATGGGGCGAAACGTGACGCGACTAAGTGAAATAGAGACTTGCAGGCATCGGCGGCCGGTTGCCTAGAAAACGAACTGATCACGGAATTCTGGATCAACACGAAAACAAGAGTATTTCTCTGAGAGAGGTTGATCCAGAATTAAATGATCACTTTTTGGGGGGTTGGTTTTGTGGCTCTGGGTTGCTCATGGGTGAACCTTTGAGGGGTGCTTTATTGTATTGGGGCGGCGCTAATCGCTTGTAAGAAGTAGGGTTGTTAGCCTTTCGATAGACGATTCATAGTCTTCTTGGGTGTATCCTTCAGTTGCGGCTTGTTGTGAGAGGAAGGTCTCTCGGGCAAAGGCTTCGATTTCCGATGCCGTGACGTTGGTCGCCAGGGTTTTGAGGAATTCAATGATCATGGGATGGAAGCCATAGTCTTCGGATGCGTTGAGCATATCCAAGACTTCGTAGAGGTCGGTGGTGAGTTGTCGGTTCATCGTGATTCTATTTTTCTAACTATTCTAAGCCTTGCTTCCTGTCGGCATTCTTAATCGTTTTCCCCAGGCCATTAGGAAACTCGTGGCATGATTTTCCTAATGTGTTGATTTTGGCGGTTTTTGTCACCTGGAGCTTAGGCTGCGGGCTGTTTGCCCAGTGGGGTGGGCGGATATGGGGCGTAGAGCCTGGTGCGGAAGCGGTTGAGGGTTATTAGTGAGGTTCGGTATTCGGGATAGAGTTGGACGATGAAGCGGATGAGGTCGTCAATGGTGCAGGGCTGGTTCGTGCCGCCCATCCAGGCGTGGAATTCGCAGTGGAGTGCGGTGCTAATGGTGAGTAGGTTATCGAGACTGTCTTCGAGCTGGGGGTAGTGTTTGGCGTTATAGAGATGGTGAACGTCCACTTCGATTTGCCCCTTAAGCCCGGAAAAGCCGGTGATTTGACATTTGTGTTTGTCTCGCTCTAGGGCTTGCTCTTTGGCTTTGTCGATGATTTGTTTTTTGGTGAGTCCGGTTAGTTGTGGGTATAGGTGTTTGACGTTGATGACAACGGTGTTGCACCACTTTTTGCGAGCGGAATTGCTAAGGTGATCTGCTAGGAATTCGCCGATTCGATAGATGCCCGAAAGCGAGATATATGTGACTCCTTCTATGTAGGTAAAATGCTCGTCGGCTTTTAACGGTTTTTCTGATTGTTTTATTTTGCCTAAGACTTGTTGAAACGTTTTAGACTCGGTGCGAAAGATTCTGATGGTTTCTTGGATGGTGATGTAGTTGGATTTGTTGATAGTCTTGAGGCTTTGGCAGTTTTCGATGACGACTTGAGTGACCTGAGCGGATAGGTGTTCTTCTTTCTTTTGCTCAATTAACTGTTTGAGTTTGGCGGCAGCGGCTTGATTCTTGCCTTGGGCAAGGGCTTGGTAGATTATCTTGAGTCCTGGAACGAGGTAAATTCTAATCTTTTTGCCTTGATTGATGACCTTGTAATGCTCACCTGGAATGAGTTTTATTCTGTCAACTGTGGCGTTGAAATGGGCGACATGAGTACCAATGGCGATGGCGATGTCTTGGTCTTTGATTTGAAGTTCGTTCATGGGGCTTGATTGAGGCTACGGTACATCTGTTCGAGGCGTTCAAAGATGCGTCTGTTGCCTGTTTCGGTGTTGTCGGGGTGGTAGGTTTTACTGAGGCGGTAGTATGCGTCTTTGATGTCTTTTTCGGTGGCAGTTTGAGGGTCTAGGTTGAAGACTTGCCAGGGACGGAAGTAGTTAAAAATGTTCACGCCGTTGATGCACTCAGGGCCGGCTTGGTGTTCTTCGTCGGGGAGTGTGCCAATGAGGTCTCGGTAAAGCTGTTCCCAGGTTGCTTTGATGGCGTAGTTGAGGGCATCCATGCCGTCTGTGGCCATCTGAAACTTGCCGCTTTTGCGGAGGGCGGCGGTGCTGGTGACGTTGAATTTTTTGTAAAGGGCTTGTTTGAGTTGGGTGACGGTGAGGGGCTTGACAGTGGGGGGCTTGACAGTGGGGGACTTGGGTTCCTTTGGGGGTTTGGGGGGTTTGGCGAGGACTAGGTGGGCAAAAGTTTGAAGGATTTGGGGGTCGTAGCCATGATCCCGGTGCAGCCGCTCGATTTCGGCAAGGATATGCGGGGCGAGGGGCTTGGCAGGCATGAGAGCGAGGAGAGGAACTTGAATGTCGTTTTTCAGGAACTTGAATGATCTTGAAGGCTAACTTGAATGAACTTGAACGATCTTGAAGGTTAACTTGAACGTTAACTTGAAGGTTTGGTAGCTAAACCCGCATAAGTGAAACTTATCAGTTAGGCAACAGTGAGGTACTCCAACCCCTTCTCCATTACCTTGGCTAGAGAGGCTTTTGGTAAACGGCTAAGTTGCCGAATGATGGTGTCCTCATTGAACTGTGCTGCACCTTCCAGGTATTCCATCAGATCTGAGTGGGACTGTCCGGTTGCTTTTGCAATCTTCTCAAGGCTGAGAACGCTGGGGAAGTGGGTGCGGTTGTACCAGTTTTGTATTGCTGTATAGGAAATCCCGAACTCTTTTGCGAGTTCCCGCTGACTCATATTCCGTGTGCGCTGCTCTTTCTGTAGCAGACAAATTAACCGTTCGCGTGCGTTTTCGTTCATAAAGTACCCCCCTTCCAAGAGAACTGGGCGCATAGCTATATCTTACTTGTCAGACTGACAAAAGCAAGTGAAAGAGACCGAACTTGCCATATTGACAAGTAAGATTGTCGGAACTAAACTGACAAATGAACTTGTCGGATCGACAAATGCACCCAGAAGATATTAAGGCTGAATTACGGAAAAAAGGCTTTACTGGAGCGTCAATCGCCAGAAACCTGGGACTGACAAGGAGTACAGTTTCTTCTGTCGTCAGGCGCAAAGGGCGTTCTGCCAAGGTTGAGGTTGAAATTAGCAGAATCCTGGGGAAGCCCGTAGAGGAAATTTTCCCTGAGATTCCGTTGGATCGTCTTTTTTTGAAATCGAATTAGGGGTTAGCCATGTGGTTTTCCGCCCAAGAGCTAACTGGATTGCCGGGACTCCCTGGCACTGTTCAGAGCATTAATCAAAAAGCCAAGCGAGAGGGCTGGCAGTTTAGGAACCGGTCTGGCAAGGGGGGCGGGAAGGAGTATCACGTTTCTAGTTTGCCAACTGAGGCCCAGGCCCGGCTTTTGGAACTCGAAAACACACCTATATATAAGGAGAAAACCGATGAATTGTGTGGAAGTGCTTTACCAGGCTTCGATTCTGTGCTTTGTGGTGCTGACGGCGATTTTGTTGATTCGCATTGTGATTTTACTTCGAGACTATTAACCGAAGCGCCCAAAGACAAGAAAACCAGACAAGCCGAGGCTCGGCAACAGATCCTCCTGACGTTGCAGGACTATTTGACTCGGCAAAATGCGGTCGGTTTAGGCAGAGTGCGCTATTGCCGCCAGGCCTTTGTGGATGCCTATAACGATCCCCTGGCCCCCAAGGGAGAACTGAGGCTGCCCTGGTGGGTGTATGGCGAGGTCAAAAGTATTAGCTATCAAACCCTTTACTCATGGGAGTTGAAGCGGGATGTGGCGGGGGTTTCAGGGTTAGCCCGGAAACAGGGTAAGCGAACTACAACCATTGAAGCTACCCCGGAACTGAAGCAGGCCTGCTTGGATTTGCTGCTGGCTCACCCAGATATTTCGGTGGTGGGGATGTGGCATGAGATGTGCGAACGGTTTGAGGATTGCCCTAGTTTGCCGACATTGCGGCGGTTTGTCCGGGGTTGGAAGGCAGAAAACAGCGACATTTTTGATTTTGCAGACTCACGGAAAGGCTGGAGAAACCGACACATGAAGGCGTTTGGGAGCTATCGGGCAACTCGGTTTAACCAACGTTGGGAGATTGACTCCACCCTGGCTGACATTGTTTGGGAGTTGGACGACGGGTTTGGCGGCTTCCAGCGATACGCCCTAGTGGTGGCCGTGGAGGTCTATTCCCGGATGGCCAGGGTATTGGTTTGCCGAACCAGTAACAGTTTGGCGATTGCGGCGATTTTGCGGGAGTGCCTAATTGATTGGGGTGTGCCGGAGAGCGTCAAAACCGATAACGGAAAGGATTACCTGAGTCGTCACATCCTTAATATATTGAGTGTTTTGGGGATTGAGCATAAGAAATGTGTGCCATTCAATCCGCAGCAAAAACCATACGTCGAAAGATTTAACCACACGCTGAATCACGGTGCGGCGATGGTGCTGCACCCCAGATATTTGGGCCATGACGTGGTGACTCGGCAGAAAATCAGAAGCCGGGAACTGTGGCCGGAGAAGGCAAAGCGGAAGGGGGATGAGAGCGAGATTGAGGTGGTGCGGATCAATAAGAGTCTGCGGCAGATGCAGTGCTTCATTGAGGAGTGGTTGATTGATTATCACAACACCCCCCACGAAGGCCTTGGGCAAATCCGAGACGGGGCGGGGAATTTACGGCATTTGACCCCCTACGAAGCGGCGGCAAATCAACCGGCCAAGCGAATTGAGAATGTCCGGGCGTTGGATGTGTTGATGATGCCTGCACCCCAGGGTGGCTATCGGGCGACGGCTGGGAAGAAGGGGATCCGAGTGGGAAATTTGCCCGATGGGACTCCGGCTTATTACTGGCACGAGTGCTTGGTGGAGGTGGGACGGCGGTTTGAGCGGGTGTTTGTGAAGCTCGACCCGAATCCGGCGTTGATTCACCTGTTCGACAGTGAGGATTGCACCGAGTATCTGGGGGTTTGCGAGTGTTACGAAATCAGTGGAAACGACCCAATGCCGGGGATTATTGCGACGCGGCGGGCTGAGAAAGAGTCCCGAAAACTGGTGGCGGCGGCGCGGTTGTCTCGGCGGCGGCTGGAGAAAACAGAACTGACCCCAGGCCGGGAGGTGGCGTTGCTCAAGGGGCAGGGTGAAATCCATGAGACTCCGGCTCTGAAGGCGGCGGCGAATCTGCAACCTGCTCGGAACACCACGGTGATTGGGATTGGCCCGATTAAGGAGTCTGCGCCGTTGCCGTTGCCCAACCCTGGGGCCCCACGCCTGGAGCGGGAGGTGGTGATTCCCCGTGTGTTGAACCAGTGGTATGCCGGGGAGCCGGTTGATCCGGTGGAGTTGGCGTTTGTGGGGCGGCAATTTGAGCTGAATCGCGGCGGCGTGACGCTGGTTGAGTGTTTGGTGCGTGACCGGGAGGATTT is from Synechococcus sp. PCC 6312 and encodes:
- a CDS encoding helix-turn-helix domain-containing protein, whose product is MHPEDIKAELRKKGFTGASIARNLGLTRSTVSSVVRRKGRSAKVEVEISRILGKPVEEIFPEIPLDRLFLKSN
- a CDS encoding DNA-binding protein, whose amino-acid sequence is MWFSAQELTGLPGLPGTVQSINQKAKREGWQFRNRSGKGGGKEYHVSSLPTEAQARLLELENTPIYKEKTDELCGSALPGFDSVLCGADGDFVDSHCDFTSRLLTEAPKDKKTRQAEARQQILLTLQDYLTRQNAVGLGRVRYCRQAFVDAYNDPLAPKGELRLPWWVYGEVKSISYQTLYSWELKRDVAGVSGLARKQGKRTTTIEATPELKQACLDLLLAHPDISVVGMWHEMCERFEDCPSLPTLRRFVRGWKAENSDIFDFADSRKGWRNRHMKAFGSYRATRFNQRWEIDSTLADIVWELDDGFGGFQRYALVVAVEVYSRMARVLVCRTSNSLAIAAILRECLIDWGVPESVKTDNGKDYLSRHILNILSVLGIEHKKCVPFNPQQKPYVERFNHTLNHGAAMVLHPRYLGHDVVTRQKIRSRELWPEKAKRKGDESEIEVVRINKSLRQMQCFIEEWLIDYHNTPHEGLGQIRDGAGNLRHLTPYEAAANQPAKRIENVRALDVLMMPAPQGGYRATAGKKGIRVGNLPDGTPAYYWHECLVEVGRRFERVFVKLDPNPALIHLFDSEDCTEYLGVCECYEISGNDPMPGIIATRRAEKESRKLVAAARLSRRRLEKTELTPGREVALLKGQGEIHETPALKAAANLQPARNTTVIGIGPIKESAPLPLPNPGAPRLEREVVIPRVLNQWYAGEPVDPVELAFVGRQFELNRGGVTLVECLVRDREDFFKFRRWVLAQLSEGIQQTG
- a CDS encoding transposase, which codes for MKNIKERQTYYGAINYVTGHLIVKPYSSGNSQNMIQFLKGIKAIHPNQKVIVIWDGAAYYSSHDFRNYLHQVNEDKPEQEWPIRCIKLAPYVPKQNPIEAVWSQVKNFLRNMCHLLKTFKITKWLFELFLSHFVLHSSHVNMYGTFS
- a CDS encoding winged helix-turn-helix domain-containing protein, which codes for MTEVEKQQVLDWLKQQNYWNLEELEEYILETFNVVYSVKSSHYNFLHKAGLSCQKAQVTHPLKDRDQVALKKEICQYL
- a CDS encoding J domain-containing protein, which codes for MPAKPLAPHILAEIERLHRDHGYDPQILQTFAHLVLAKPPKPPKEPKSPTVKPPTVKPLTVTQLKQALYKKFNVTSTAALRKSGKFQMATDGMDALNYAIKATWEQLYRDLIGTLPDEEHQAGPECINGVNIFNYFRPWQVFNLDPQTATEKDIKDAYYRLSKTYHPDNTETGNRRIFERLEQMYRSLNQAP
- a CDS encoding helix-turn-helix transcriptional regulator; the protein is MNENARERLICLLQKEQRTRNMSQRELAKEFGISYTAIQNWYNRTHFPSVLSLEKIAKATGQSHSDLMEYLEGAAQFNEDTIIRQLSRLPKASLAKVMEKGLEYLTVA